Proteins encoded together in one Vicinamibacterales bacterium window:
- a CDS encoding MBL fold metallo-hydrolase produces the protein MKLTVFHASDGDCLLLSSKDSTPRRILIDGGRAASYQKNTRAFLGALRTANEKIDVVCVSHIDDDHITGILQLVEDEVEWRAFEFLLTDTPGAAPPAVARPPEIGEVWHNGLFHLVGKDIEPRVEGVLESVATLLAGARDEELQDLASELDDLATGERSSMELSRRLSEHQLGIPLNPRSDGPLMMRGEPGSPANGETITLGKLKIFVLGPSDDDIQKLRVKWETWLDENADKVQDLQERMLDDEKDLGTLSPRIVANPMLDTALGEGLKNVTEANLASLMLLIEEDGVSVLLTGDGVSQEILDGLAHHGKLDANGRIHVNVLKVQHHGALGNVEAKFVKAVTADHYVFCGNGAHHNPEIEVVEAFAQARLAGIEGSGPLGPATPFKFWFTSSSQTPGLTAARKDHMKSVEDKVEELRQGHTAQMLAPTFLEEGHFEVL, from the coding sequence ATGAAGCTCACCGTCTTCCACGCGTCGGACGGCGACTGCCTCCTGCTGTCGTCGAAAGACAGCACGCCGCGACGCATCCTGATCGACGGCGGCCGCGCCGCGTCCTATCAGAAGAACACGCGGGCATTCCTCGGCGCACTCCGCACGGCGAACGAGAAGATCGACGTCGTCTGCGTCTCGCACATAGACGACGACCACATCACCGGCATCCTTCAGCTCGTCGAGGACGAAGTGGAGTGGAGGGCGTTCGAGTTTCTGCTGACCGACACTCCGGGTGCGGCACCGCCGGCAGTGGCGCGGCCGCCGGAGATCGGCGAGGTGTGGCACAACGGCCTGTTTCATCTGGTCGGCAAGGACATCGAGCCGAGGGTCGAGGGGGTCCTCGAGAGCGTGGCGACGCTGCTGGCAGGCGCGCGGGACGAGGAACTGCAGGATCTCGCGTCCGAGCTCGACGATCTCGCGACCGGCGAGCGGTCGTCGATGGAACTCTCCCGGCGCCTCTCGGAGCACCAGCTCGGCATTCCGCTGAACCCGCGATCGGACGGCCCGCTGATGATGCGCGGCGAACCGGGCAGCCCGGCGAACGGCGAGACCATCACGCTGGGGAAGCTGAAAATCTTCGTCCTCGGTCCGTCGGATGACGACATACAGAAGCTGCGCGTCAAATGGGAAACGTGGCTCGACGAGAACGCGGACAAGGTTCAAGACCTGCAGGAACGGATGCTCGACGACGAAAAAGATCTCGGGACGCTGAGCCCTCGGATCGTCGCCAACCCGATGCTGGACACGGCGCTCGGCGAGGGATTGAAGAACGTGACCGAAGCGAATCTGGCCTCGCTGATGCTGCTGATCGAAGAGGACGGCGTGTCGGTGCTCCTGACCGGCGACGGCGTCTCACAGGAAATCCTGGACGGGCTGGCGCATCACGGAAAACTCGACGCGAACGGCCGGATCCACGTCAACGTGCTGAAGGTGCAGCACCACGGCGCGCTGGGAAACGTCGAAGCCAAGTTCGTGAAGGCGGTCACCGCCGATCACTACGTGTTCTGCGGCAACGGGGCGCACCACAACCCGGAGATCGAGGTGGTGGAGGCGTTCGCGCAGGCGAGGCTCGCCGGGATCGAAGGGAGCGGCCCGCTCGGCCCGGCCACGCCGTTCAAGTTCTGGTTCACGAGCAGTTCGCAGACACCTGGTCTGACCGCGGCGCGGAAGGACCACATGAAATCGGTCGAAGACAAGGTAGAAGAGCTGCGGCAGGGTCACACGGCGCAGATGCTCGCCCCCACCTTCCTCGAGGAGGGGCACTTCGAGGTGCTCTGA